In Fusarium verticillioides 7600 chromosome 6, whole genome shotgun sequence, the sequence CTCGAAGTCCTCCTCATCCGATGAGTTGTACTCTGAGTCCGACACAAATTCGTCCAGCTTGGTCGTGTACTCAAACTTTAGGTTCTTCTCTGGGGCCCTCCATGCATGCGAGCCATCGAATAGGGGGACGTATTTCCCCTTTTGCCGTGATTGCTGTGAGCCTGTAATGACCTCCCATAGTCTCCATCGGTACCATATGCCGCCCTGGCTTCTTGCATCCCATATCCATGCCCATTTTTCTTCCCTTTGCACCTCGGGTCGTGACATCAGCAGCGCCTCGAATTCTGGGCCATGGGCAAGAACTCCCTCGATAACCTTGCTTATTAGTTGTATAATCTTAACATCAGTGGGCGGTTTGACCGGCACATGTAACAGGGCCGATCGATTTATGCCTGCGCCGGGGGGCCCATAAGAGGTTGGGGGCGCAAATCTGCTATTGAACCCATGCTGCGTGTGTGGGTTTTGTGGTCCTGATGGTTGCTCAACAGGTTTCGCACCAAAGGGATGTGATGTCGCTGAAGAGCCAATGTTTGGCAATGCAGCCGAACTCGCAACAGCTGATgaaagatggcgatggagagACAGGTAATGACCATAACCTAGATATCGGTTCTGTAGCGCGTTGACGGCCGCATCGATCTCGTTCGCCGGTGTTTCCTGGGACAATGTGACAATCGAAACGGCATGTTTTCTTTCCGAGTTCCCAGAGCTGCTCGAAGGTGTGATTTTGACATTCTCGACTGTCAGATTGTCTGggatcaaggccttgatcGTGGCTGGGGAAGTTCCTGGAGGAATATTCGACAGTCGCAGTGTAGGCTTCGCTATAGCCTTCTCTTCTGCCCTATCTGTCACGCCgtccatatcctcatcatcgcttgTATTGAAAGCTCTCGCTGCTGGGATCGGTCCTCCTCCACTGGCTCCCTCATCATAGCCCAGTACTCCCTTATCCCGCGACGGCCGCGCAAAGTCCTGGAAAGATCGCTTTTTCGCGAACGAGGATGGCGGAGGTCCTAAGCTTCCTGGTCCGCTCTTCAGTCCCGATGTTCCAAAATGCCGTCTCCCTGGTCCTGAGGGTGGTGGCGGGCCCCCAAATCCATGTCGCGGGCGTGAAGGTGCTGAAGAGCTGAGTGCGTTGTGTCCATCGTAGTCATCATCGCGATCGAAGCTTTTGACAAATTCGTTGTATACCGCAGcggtttctgcttcttctcgtagtcgcttggcttcagcttctgcttTTTGTTTCTCGAAAGCAGACTGCTTGGTCGGTTTTTGCAGCTTGGCTTCCAAGCTTGGGAATTCGGATACGCCCTTTCCGGAGGCCATTTTTGGTTTCGATTTGTAGTTTGTTGATTCAGTACATCTCTGTTATTGTACGCGAAGTATGCCCAATGTCCGTCGAGATAGAGACCGTTGAAAGAACGACTGAATACGGGCAATGTTGAATGGAGTTGTGGTTAGCTGTTGCAATAGTCTCAGCGCGTTCCAAGGTCCAGGGCAGGTAGTGGACCTCATCACTGTAAGCCTTATCGCTTACCGTGCGCTAGGTTTAATAGGGCATAACGCAATTCGGTATTTCGTTGTCAACTACCCTACGTATGGATGGCTCAGTATCAAGTCAGTTGCAGTTTTTGGGACGTCTTGACGGTAATTTCGGGCTGAAACTGAAACATATGCGATCGAGAAGGAGACATGCAGCTCCATGGAACAGCTTTTATTGGTGACAAGTCTCGTGAAATGGCTTCTCGGATCACAGAAACATCGAAATATGTCACAGGTAATTTAGTCTTATTGAAAAAACTGACAGACGGCCTTGGGCATAAGCACTCAGGTCGCAACTTTGCACCCTAGAACAGAACCCAGTGGGACGGACACTGGAGCATAGTCACTGGAAATGCTCAAAATAGGCTAATTACTTTATTATATCTTGTTTAAGCGTGCCTTGGGCCATTTTCTCGATAATGTGTGCTCTGCCGCTATCGGCATCACGTGATACCCTTTGGAGGGGTGAAAGTTTTGAactgaagctggagaaatATTATTCAGAGGGTGACTGAAGCATATTACAATATTCAGTTCACTTCAGTATCTGCCCTTCAAGATGTCAAACGCTGACCAATCACCATGCCGAATTCTCGTCATGGCCTCTGGGTTTGGCTCTAATTTCCAGGCCATCATTGATGCGATATCTACTGGCTCGCTCCCAAATAGTCGTATCATTTCTCTCATTGTGAACCGACGGAACGCACATGCAACTGTCCGAGCCGAGAAAGCTGGTACGAACCCTCTCACGAAATCCCATACGTCGTGCTAGTCCATAGACTTTCATGTGTATATACTGACTCGCGACAAGGCATTCCTTGGCAATACTTTAACTTGATCTCTCACGGATTCTTGGAAAAGGGAGAAACCGACGAGCAGAAAGTGACTGAAGGTCGTCGGAAATATGACGCTGCGTTGGCCGAAAAGATCCTCTCAGCCGACGAGAAGCCTGAGCTTATTGTCCTCGCTGGTTGGATGCatgtcttctcaacagctttcCTGGATCCTATCCAGAAGGCTGGTCTGAACGTCATTAACTTGCACCCGTGAGTTAAACACGTTACGTCTCTGCAAATTGCCGAATAATTAACAAGACCACATAGTGCTCTGCCAGGAGAGTTTGACGGAGCCAATGCGATCGAGCGAGCTTAtgaggagttcaaggctgGTCGACTAACACGCTCAGGCATCATGGCCCACTACGTGATCGCTGAAGTAGACAGGGGTACTCCTATCCTGGTCAAGGAAATTGAGTGGAAGGGAGAGGACCTGGAACAGTACAAGGAGAAGGTTCACTCTCATGAGCACGAGTTGATCGTTAATGCGACCGCAAAGGTGGCACAGGAGACAGTTAAGAACAGAAGGACATAAAAACGGAGACGACGATAAATACTGGTATAGAAGAACTGCACAATGACTACGAACGACGTGACATGAGACACACTTGCTATACAAAACTCATACGGCACATAATGAAAGGGACAACCCATCTCCATCAGGAGAAGTTCTATGGCCATAGAGACGACTAACAAGCTCCTCTCCTACGTTAGTTTGGTAACCAGGTAGTCGTGGAACCAAAGAACCAGACCAGACATCATCATTCCTTAGCTCAACCCTTCATTATACCCCCTTACAGAATAAAACTCAAATTCGGTCTCTCCCTGTTCCATAAATCTCATCCCTGACATGTGAAGTCACTTTAAAACCGGCGTTGCTGAAACATGGCCCTGTCGGATCTTTATTAGCCCGCTGTTCATATCAACCCAACGTGTAAGTGGTGTTATTGCTGTAAGCTTATCCTCCTTTCAAGTCAGACCATGCATCTCgcttcttcactttctcAAACATTCCATCTTTACAAACAAAACATGATTTCTTGAAATGCTACAAACGGACGCTTCGTCTAAATCCAATCCAAATGCGGCTTGCGCCCCAAAGACCTTCTGATGTTCTATCAtagcttggccttggtctctCCAATAACCGCCCtgcccttctcgagctcatcacAAAGCACCAAGGGTCGTCCACCTCTGCTTCCATCTTCCGTAATTAAGCCCCTGTACACTCCGTTCGTCTCTCTTCCGACTCCATCGTTCTGGATCTCTCTCCATCGCCACTTCTCGCCAAGCTTACCACCCTGGCCTTGCATAACATCCACGATCTTCTCACCCAAGTTGGGTAGGAACTTGAATCCGTGTCCGCTGTCACCTGTTGCAACAAAGAGTCCCTTCCAGCCCGGATGGTAGTCAATGAGCCACTCGCCATCTCGGGTA encodes:
- a CDS encoding phosphoribosylglycinamide formyltransferase — encoded protein: MSNADQSPCRILVMASGFGSNFQAIIDAISTGSLPNSRIISLIVNRRNAHATVRAEKAGIPWQYFNLISHGFLEKGETDEQKVTEGRRKYDAALAEKILSADEKPELIVLAGWMHVFSTAFLDPIQKAGLNVINLHPALPGEFDGANAIERAYEEFKAGRLTRSGIMAHYVIAEVDRGTPILVKEIEWKGEDLEQYKEKVHSHEHELIVNATAKVAQETVKNRRT